The genomic interval GCGGGCAGCTCGGTGCCGACCTCGACGTCGTCGTACGCGATCTTCGCCGTCATGTCAGTTCCCCTCCGCCGCGCGGGCCACGAGCTTGGTCCAGGCGGTCACGACGTGCTCGCCGGCCTCGTCGTGGACCTCGCCGCGGATGTCCAGGATGTCGTTGCCCGCCATCGACTTGATCGCCTCGATCGTGGAGGTGACCGTGAGGCGGTCGCCGGCGCGCACGGGGCGGACGTAGACGAACTTCTGGTCGCCGTGCACGACGCGGCTGTAGTCGAGGCCGAGCTGCGGGTCCTGGACGACCTGTCCGGCGGCCTTGAACGTGATGGAGAAGACGAAGGTCGGCGGGGCGATCACATCGGGGTGACCGATCGCCTTGGCGGCCTCCGGGTCCGTGTACGCCGGGTTGGCGTCGCCCACCGCCTCCGCGAACTCACGGATCTTCTCCCGGCCCACCTCGTAGGGGTCGGTGGGCGGATAGGTCCGCCCCACGAAGGACTGGTCGAGCGCCATGGCCCGGTACCTCCTGCTGTTCCTGCTGCTGGCTGGCCTGCTGTGTGAAGAACGACGCGAGGCCGCCCCCAGACTTCGGGGACGGCCTCGTGTACGAGCCTGATTCTTATCGCGTTTCGCGATGCGCGGTGTGCGCATTGCAACGCGGGCAGTGCTTCTTCATCTCAAGACGGTCCGGGTTGTTACGCCGGTTCTTCTTGGTGATGTAGTTCCGCTCCTTGCACTCCACGCAGGCCAGCGTGATCTTCGGGCGGACGTCGGTGGCAGCCACAGGAGTGCTCCTTGACGAACGGATGGGACTATGAACGCATAACAGAGTAGCCGATCGAAGGACCGACCCCGCAATCGGCTACTGTCAGTAGCGGTGACCGGACTTGAACCGGTGACACAGCGATTATGAGCCGCTTGCTCTACCGACTGAGCTACACCGCTGTGATGCGATCAGTTCCCAATCTTGCGACGGGAACCTTTCACACCAGAGCCCCAATACGGAATCGAACCGTAGACCTTCTCCTTACCATGGAGACGCTCTACCGACTGAGCTATTGGGGCGAGCGATGAAGACATTACACGCTCGGCGACCGTTCGCCCAAATCCGTTTCGCGGCCCCGCTCCAGCCGCTTCCAAGGCCCTCCCAGAGGCCTCAGGGGCCCCTCACGTATGGGGGACCACACCGGTACGACTATTGCGCTCCTCCCGGCCGTGAGCGGATCACCGCCCTAGGCTCGACTCACTCTGCGTGATCTTGCGCCCCTTTGCGCAGTCCCCAGTCCTGAGCCCCGAAGCCCCGAGCCCGCGAAGCCCTGAGCCCCTGGAGCGCGATGCCCGACAGCCAGCCCCAGCCGTCCCCCTCGTCGTCCGGCCCGTCGGGTTCCTCAGGCTCGTCGGGACCGGCCGACCCGGCCGCGCTCCTGCTGTGCGGGGCCCGGCTGACCGACGGCCGGACCGTGGACGTACGGCTGGGCGGCGGGCGCATCGAGGCGGTCGGCACGGCCGGCAGCCTGGCGACGGACGCCACGCGCGCGTGCGGCGCGCGCGTGGACCTCAGCGGCTACCTCCTCCTCCCGGCCCCGGCCGAGCCGCACACACACAGTGACACCGCCCTGTCGGCCGAGAAAGGCGGACCGGTCTCCTACGACCCCGAGGACGTCCAGCGCCGCGCCACCGAGGCCGCGCTGCTGCAACTCGGGCACGGGGCCACCGCGCAGCGGGCACACGTGCGCGTGGGGGACGTTCAGGGACTGAGCGCGCTGGCCGCCGTACTCCAGGCGCGGCGGGCGCTGCGGGGGCTGGCGGAGCTGACGGCGGTGGCGATGCCCCGGCTGCTGACCGGGGTGGCGGGGGCGGACGGGCTCGCGATGCTGCGGGACGCGCTGAAAATGGGTGCCTCCGTAGTGGGCGGTTGTCCAGATCTGGACCCCGATCCGACGGGGTACGTGGAGGCCGTCCTGGAAGTCGCGTCCGAGCACGGCTGTCCGGTCGACCTGCACACCGACGCCGCCGACCCGACCCGCCTTGCCCGGCTGGCGGCGGTCGCGGGCGGCATGCGCCCCGGGGTGACGCTCGGCCCGTGCGGCGGCCTGGGGCGGCTGCCTGCGGACACGGTCACGCGGATCGCGGACCAACTGGCCGCGGCCGGCGTGACGGTGGTCTGCCTGCCACAGGGCGGCTGCGGCGGCGTGGACCGCCGGGGCACGGCTCCCGTACGACTGCTGCGCACGGCCGGCGTCCAGGTGGCCGCGGGCAGCGGCGCCCTGCGGGACGTGTCCAACCCGGTGGGCCGCGGGGACCCCTTGGAGGCCGCCTATCTGCTGGCCTCGCGCCACGGGATGCGGCCCGAGGACGCCTACGACACGGTGAGTTCGTCGGCACGCGCGGCACTCGGCCTGCCCGAGGTACGGGTCGAGGCGGGATTTCCGGCCGAACTGCTCGCGGTGCGCGGCGACCGACTCGCGGGCGCGCTGTCGCTGGCGTACAGCCGGATCGTGGTGCACCGGGGGCGCGTGGTGGCACGGACCAGCGCGGTGCGGGAGTACTGCAACACGGCGGCGGGCTCGGAGTTGGGGCTGCCCCGGCAGGGACGGGGCGAGTTGTCGTGAGCGGCTGCCGCCGCGCCGGGGCGTACGCCTGAGGCGCCAGGGCTCGGGTCCGCGCGCCCGGCGCGTCCGTCGCGGGTGTGCGCCGCTGGGGCGCGGCTGAAGTAATGCGGCGCGTGCGGCCGTCCGGGCGTACGGTCGAAGGCATGCGCATTGTCATCGCTGGAGGTCATGGTCAGATCGCGCTGCGGCTGGAGCGTCTGCTCGCCGCACGCGGTGAAGAGGTCGCGGGCATCATCCGCAACGCCGAACAGGGCGACGATCTACGGGCGGCCGGCGCCGAACCGCTGCTGCTGGACCTGGAGTCGGCCTCGGTCGAGGAGGTCGCGGCGCAGCTGCGGGGCGCGGACGCGGCGGTCTTCGCGGCGGGCGCGGGCCCGAACAGCGGCATGGCCCGCAAGGACACGGTCGACCGGGGTTCGGCGGTGCTGTTCGCCGACGCGGCGGTCCTGGCGGGCGTACGACGTCATGTCGTCGTGTCCTCGATGGGCGCGGATCCGACGCACTCCGGGGACGGTGTCTTCGACGTGTATCTGCGGGCCAAGGGCGAGGCCGACGCGTACGTACGCGGGCTGGACGCCCTGGACTGGACGATCCTGCGCCCCGGTTCGCTCACGAACGACGCCGGCACCGGGCTGGTCCGGCTGGAGGCCCACACCGGTCGCGGCGCGATCCCGCGCGACGATGTGGCCGCCGTACTCGCGGAGTTGGTGGAGACCCCGGCGACGGCCGGCCTGACGCTGGAGTTGATCGGCGGGTCCGCGCCGGTGTCGGTCGCGGTGAAGTCGGTGGCGGGGAACTGAGGATCTGAGCGACTGGGGTTCCCCGGCGGCGGGGTGGGCCGCCGTTCAGAAGAGTGGCATCTGGCCGGGGAACTCCGGGACCACGTACCCGTCCAACGCGGGCTGGGCCGCCCCGAGTTCCGCCTGGCGGCGGGACCCGGGGCACGACACGAGGTCCCCGCTCTCCCGGGCGCCGGGCGGGTCGTGCCGCGCGAACCGACCGGCCACGACGGCGATTTCACGACGGCACTCGGGGCAGCTTCTGCGGCGTGACGACATGGGATCAGTCTGCCCCGCCGCAGGCCGGGTCGGCTGTCGAGGCTCGCTCAGCTGTGGGCGACGGTGAGGCCGTAGAAGGCGACTCGGGCGCCCTTGGTGGTGCTGTCGGAGGACGACTGGTTGTACGAACCGGCCTTGAAGTACTGCTTGTAGGCGTTGAAGGACGACGGGATGGCGTAGTGCGTGGTGCTCCCGTTGACCGTCAGGTTGATGGTGTTCCCGCCCGAGACGCCGATCGTGTAGCTCCACGTCTTGCCGACCGAGACGTTGCCCACGGTGTGCAGGGTCTGGCCGCCCGAGGGCGAGTTCTCGGTGCCGAGGACGATGTCGCCGCTCGACCGGTAGTACAGCTCCAGCAGCGGCTTGGTGGACGTGCCTCCGCTGCCGAGGTGGATCTGGCCGACGCAGACGTTCGACGTGACGGAGACGACCCGCAGCGTCGCCTTCATCGTGTGGGTGCCGCTGAGCGACCAGTCGGCGGCGCTGCCGCTGCGGTTCATCTCCCGCAGTTCGGAGCGGGCGTAGTTCGAGTTGGGGGTGGTGACGCCCTTCTCCGGCGCCCAGAAGGTCATCGCTCCGTCACGGGTGTCCGTGTAGAAGTACGAGTCCTGGAACCCGTTGGCCCCCTGGAGCCGGGACGACGAGATCGTCGTGGGCGAGCCGGGGGAACCGATCGGCTCCTGGAGCTGCCACACCCCCAGGTCGAAGTTCCCGCCGGGCGCGACGGAGGGGTCGGCCAGGGGTGCGGCGACGACGTGGGCGGCGCCGGTACTGCCCGACGCGGCGGGCGCCGTGAGGGCGAGGCCGCCGGTGACGGCGACGACGGTGGCCAGGGAGGTGAGCAGCGTACGCATGCGCATGGGGGGTGCCTTCCTGTCTGCTCTGTGGACTCGACTCGGTTGGCGGAGCAGGCGTTCACGTGTATGAACTTTATGTTTCAACGTGAACGCGGTGTCGCGACAGTAGGGCTGTGGCACGGGCACGTCAAGGTTGGCGGCAGGGCGGAGGGGGCCGGGGGGATGCCCCTGGGGCGCCTTCGGGATACCTTTGCGGTGCCTCGGAAAGGCCCCGGGAACGACGAAAGGGTCTGTGATCAGCATTGCTGCTGATCACAGACCCTTTCGATCATGTGGCGGCGCCAGGGTTCGAACCTGGGTAGGCTAAGCCGGCAGATTTACAGTCTGCTCCCTTTGGCCACTCGGGCACACCGCCGGGGCTGCTGCCTCTCGAACCGCTTTTCGGCGGTGCTCCGTGGCAACGACGTAAACGATACCCGATGCCCAGGGGTGCTTCGCCACCCGATTGACCGGCGCTCGGAGGGGAGGGGGTGGCTACGCTTATGCGGATGCGGCCCGGGGCCTACACCGGGCTCGGCGGCTGCCCCCACGCACGCCGATACGCAGTGACACGCATCGATACGCACCCCGATACAAGGAGCCACAGGACATGGCCGACTCCAGTTTCGACATCGTCTCGAAGGTCGAGCGGCAGGAGGTCGACAACGCCCTCAACCAGGCCGCCAAGGAGATCTCCCAGCGCTACGACTTCAAGGGCGTGGGTGCCTCGATCGCATGGTCCGCCGAGAAGATCGTCATGGAGGCGAACTCCGAGGACCGGGTCAAGGCGATCCTCGACGTCTTCCAGTCCAAGCTGATCAAGCGCGGCATCTCGCTGAAGGCGCTGGACGCCGGTGAGCCGCAGCTCTCCGGCAAGGAGTACAAGATCTTCGCGTCGATCGAGGAGGGCATCTCCCAGGACAACGCGAAGAAGGTGGCGAAGATCATTCGCGACGAGGGTCCCAAGGGCGTGAAGGCCCAGGTGCAGGGCGACGAACTGCGGGTCAGCTCGAAGAGCCGCGACGACCTCCAGGCCGTGCAGGCCCTGCTCAAGGGCAAGGACTTCGACTTCGCGCTGCAGTACGTGAACTACCGGTGACCCAAGGGCCTGACCTGCACTAGCTGGAAATCGTGGTGACCTGAGGGCACAACGCGGGCACATCGCCGAGGACCGCCTCGACGGCCGCCCGGGTTGTGTCCTCGTCGTCTGGCCACAAATGGGTGTAGGTATCCAACGTAATGCTGGGCTTCGAGTGGCCGAGTCGTCGCTGTACCGTCTTCACGCTCTCGCGGTTCTTGATCAGCGCTGAGGCGTAGAAGTGGCGCAGGTCGTGCATGCTCGCCCCCTCCGGCACCCGCACGGGCGCGGGCTCCTGTCCGTCCGGCCGGCCGCGATGCACCCACGCCGCGTACGTCTCCGCGTACGCCTTGCTGAGCACCTCGTTCGCCCGCACCTCCATGCGCGCCCACACGTGCGACCAACTGGCCCGCTTCAGCACCCCGCCGTGGTCGTTGGTGAACAGCATCCGAGCCTTCCGACGCTTCGGCTTCCGGGTGTCCGTCCGGTCCTCGATGTCGACGACGGCCGCCGGGTACTGCTGGAGGTGCGCCGCCAGGGCGTCGACCGCGAGGCCGACCAGGGGCACCGTGCGATAGCTCTCGTGAGTCTTCGGCTCGCCGATGTAGGGCTCGGGGGTCTCATCCTCGTCGGCGTCGACATCCTTGTCCGGGGTGATGAGCTGCTGTCGCACCGTCACTTCCTTGCGCAGGAAGTCGATGCAGTCCACCTCCAGGCCGAAGACCTCGCCCTGGCGGAGCCCGGAGGCGACGGCGAGCAGGATCATCGCGCGGTACCGGGGCGGAGCCGCCTCGATCAGGGCGCGGACCGCGTCCTTGTGAAGGGGCACAATCTCCGGGCGCCGGACTTCCGGGAGCTTGATGCCGGCGCACGGGTTGATGGCGATCGTCCGGTCCCGTACGGCCGTGTGCATCACGGTGACCAGGTAGGCGAACGTCACCCGGAGCGTGGACGGGGCGAGAACCTGCGAGCGATCCTTGACCCAGGCCTGCACTTCCGAGGGGCGGATGGTGACGATCGGCCGGTCTCCGAACGTCGGGTAGATGTGCAGCCGCAGGCCCCGTTCGACGCGCGAGGGTGTACCGCCCTTATGGACGGCTGACGTTCGCCAGCGCTCGGCGACCGCGCGGAAGCTCTCCTTGCCCGCTGCCGGGTCAACGTACAGACCACGCGCGAGGTCAGCCCCGATCGTGTCCGCGCGGGTATCGGCCTGGCTGCGCTTGGCGAAGTTCTCCTTCTGCTGCTCCCCCGCCGCGTCACGCCAACGGACCTGCCAGCGCTTCCCCTTGCCGTGGTCCTTGCTCGGCACCAGGACATTCGTCTTGCTGGAGTGCACAGCGCAAGGGTCGGCCCCCTTCTTCGGGCGGGAGAGGTGCCACCGGTCGTAGACGTTAGCCACGACTTTCCTCCTGGTCAGCCGGGTCAGCCGATGAGTCTCCGGACTCCGGCTCGCCCCGGCTGTAGCTGACTAGAGGGACGGCACGGTCTGGGTCATCAGGATTGTCGGGGTCGGGCACAAGCGTGGTTCGCAGCTCGGCGAAATCAGGCTTCCGACCTTCGAGGTCGGCAAGGGGGCGCTCGGACAGATAGGTGCGTGCCCGCTCCCCGTGCATCCCGTACAGCGGGACGTTGCCGCGGAACCATTCGCGGGCGTCGAGAGTCGGCAAGAAGTAAGTCGGGGTGATCTTGTACAGGCGATCGTCCAGCGGGATGAGCAGGTGCGTGGGGGCTACGTCGAGGGCCAGGGCGAGAGCCATGAGTTCGGTCACCGTGACGTTCTTGCGTTTCCCCGTCTCCAGGTTGGCCACGGCGAAACGGTCCCAGCGGACTCCGTGTTTCCCGAGTTCTTTGCCTAGCTGGGCCGCGGTCCAGCCGCGCCGCGCGCGGAGTTCTTTCACTCGCTGGCCGATGGTTTCTACCGGTCCCACCGCTTCAGGTGACATGAGTTCACCTTAACGAGAACTTGCATCACTCGCCACTATGAGGCACTGTTTCACCCGAGGGAGCCATCGCGGCCATCTTGAGTGAATCTATTTCACGTAGGAGAGAACTGATGCCTCATATCGCTCTGCCTCAGGTCACCGAGGCACAGAGGCGCAAGCTCGCCACCGCCGAGGAAGTCGCCGAATACCTCGGCGTGCCGATCGGGACCGTCTACCAGTGGTCCAGCCGTGGCGGCGGCCCGAAGCTCATCAAGGTCGGCCGCCACCTCCGCGCCCGGTGGACCGACATCGAGCAGTGGCTGGACGCCCAGACGGTGAAGACCGGAGGCGCCGCAGCATGACGACAAACGCGAAGACCCGCCGGGGGCTAGCCGGCGGGTCTCAGCAAGTCCTCTTTGGCGGCGGGACTGAGTCCACGGTACCGCCTCTGCCTGTCGTACGACCCATCGTTCTTACGACGCGGGGACGCATCGAGTTCACCGGCCGCTGCCCGAAGTGCGAGGGGTGGCACCGCCATATCCACCTCGGCGTCGTGCGTACCCCGTGCGGTACCCGCTATGACCTCCAGCCCGCCAGACGAGGGCGTCGCGGCAGGGGGAACACGTGAGCAACCGAACCACCCGAAGCGCCTGGCTGCGCGCCATCGAGAGCGCGCACCAAGCAGCCCAACACGGCCTGCACGTCTTCCCCATCGGCAGCGCCAAACTGCCCGCGATCCGGTCTCCGCATCGCGACGACCCGCCAGGCACACCACCGTGCCGCGGTACTTGCGGTCGCCTCGGCCACGGCGTCCACGACGCAACGACCGACCCGAAGCGGATCGACGAGCAGTTCGACGCAGCGCCCCATGCCTGCGGATACGGGATCGCCTGCGGACGCGGCTACGAGCCTCTTCTCGGTGTCGACCTCGACCGGAAGAACGGTGTGGATGGCGTCGTCTCCCTCGCCGCTCTTGCCGAGCAGCACGGTTTCACCGTGCCCGAGACAACCATCATCGCCACCCCGTCGGGCGGCGAACACCGTTGGTTCATCGGCCCGGCCGGCGCGCCCGTCCGCAACAGTGCGAGCAAGCTCGGTCCAGGCGTTGACGTCCGCGGATACGGCGGATTCCTCGTCGGCCCTGGGTCCTGGACCCCGAAGGGCATCTACCGGTTCGTCGACCGGCGCCCGGCCGCCGAACTCCCGGATGCGCTGCTCGCCCTGATGCTGCCCCCGCCTCCGGTCCGGAGGCCCCCGGTCTACCTTCCCGGTCCTCGGCGGGGCGCAGCCCTGGTCGGCCTCGTCAAGTTCGTGCTGGAGGCCCCCGAAGGCGAGTTGAACACCAGGTTGTACTGGTCGGCCTGCCGGGCGTACGAGACCGGTGTCGACGCTGATTCCATCAGCCGCGCCCTCGTCGACGCCGCTGTCTCCCTTGGCCACCCAGAGCATGCCGCCGAACGCACCGTGAGCAGTGCCCGAAATGCACCCATGAGGACGAGCGCATGAGCGACGACGAGAACAACATCGACGACGAGGCGCGGGAGATCCTCAGCCGAGCGGGCCTCGCTGACGAGGTGGAGGCCAGCACCAAGAAGGAACGCGGTCCCTCGCAGGCGTCCCAGCTCGTTGCCCTCGCGCGCGAGAAGTACGAGATGTTCATGTCCGAGGACGGCCGCCCGTACGGAGTGAAGAAGGACGGCGCGAACATCGCCCTCCCCCTGCGTGGAAAGGCTGGCCTCCGCTCTCAACTCGCGCTGCTCTACACCGACGGCAGCGGCGGGTCCGCTCCCTCTCAGTCCGCCCTCGCCGACGCAATGACCGTGCTGGAAGGCGCCGCGCAGGCGGCGGACCCGCGCGTCCCGCACCTGCGGATCGGGCGCCACCACGAGCGCATCGTCGTCGACCTCGGCACCGCAGACGGGCGGTGCGTCACCATCGGCCCGGACGGCTGGGAACGTACCCCGAAGTCTCCCGTCCTCTTCCGGAGGTCGGGTGCGATGAAGCCCCTTCCGGAACCGGTACGAGACGGTGACGGCCTGGCCAGGCTGGGCGAGCTGCTCAACACCGACGAGGAGCACTTCCGGCTGCTGACGGCCTGGATCGTCGCTTGCTTCATCCCCGACCTGCCCCACCCGATCCTCACCTTCCGGGGAGAGCAGGGGACCGGGAAGTCGTACGCGGCGAAGATGGTCATCGGGATCATCGATCCGTCCGGCGCACCGAAGCGGACCGCGCCGAGGGACATCAAGTCGTGGGCCACGCAGGCGTTCAACAGTTGGGCGCTGTGCCTGGACAACGTGAGCATCATCGCGGACTGGCTGTCCGATGCCCTGTGCCGG from Streptomyces sp. NBC_01288 carries:
- a CDS encoding MaoC family dehydratase N-terminal domain-containing protein translates to MALDQSFVGRTYPPTDPYEVGREKIREFAEAVGDANPAYTDPEAAKAIGHPDVIAPPTFVFSITFKAAGQVVQDPQLGLDYSRVVHGDQKFVYVRPVRAGDRLTVTSTIEAIKSMAGNDILDIRGEVHDEAGEHVVTAWTKLVARAAEGN
- a CDS encoding helix-turn-helix transcriptional regulator — encoded protein: MPHIALPQVTEAQRRKLATAEEVAEYLGVPIGTVYQWSSRGGGPKLIKVGRHLRARWTDIEQWLDAQTVKTGGAAA
- a CDS encoding YajQ family cyclic di-GMP-binding protein, with product MADSSFDIVSKVERQEVDNALNQAAKEISQRYDFKGVGASIAWSAEKIVMEANSEDRVKAILDVFQSKLIKRGISLKALDAGEPQLSGKEYKIFASIEEGISQDNAKKVAKIIRDEGPKGVKAQVQGDELRVSSKSRDDLQAVQALLKGKDFDFALQYVNYR
- the rpmG gene encoding 50S ribosomal protein L33; protein product: MAATDVRPKITLACVECKERNYITKKNRRNNPDRLEMKKHCPRCNAHTAHRETR
- a CDS encoding polysaccharide lyase family 7 protein; the encoded protein is MRMRTLLTSLATVVAVTGGLALTAPAASGSTGAAHVVAAPLADPSVAPGGNFDLGVWQLQEPIGSPGSPTTISSSRLQGANGFQDSYFYTDTRDGAMTFWAPEKGVTTPNSNYARSELREMNRSGSAADWSLSGTHTMKATLRVVSVTSNVCVGQIHLGSGGTSTKPLLELYYRSSGDIVLGTENSPSGGQTLHTVGNVSVGKTWSYTIGVSGGNTINLTVNGSTTHYAIPSSFNAYKQYFKAGSYNQSSSDSTTKGARVAFYGLTVAHS
- a CDS encoding helix-turn-helix domain-containing protein; this translates as MSPEAVGPVETIGQRVKELRARRGWTAAQLGKELGKHGVRWDRFAVANLETGKRKNVTVTELMALALALDVAPTHLLIPLDDRLYKITPTYFLPTLDAREWFRGNVPLYGMHGERARTYLSERPLADLEGRKPDFAELRTTLVPDPDNPDDPDRAVPLVSYSRGEPESGDSSADPADQEESRG
- a CDS encoding NAD(P)H-binding protein, producing MRIVIAGGHGQIALRLERLLAARGEEVAGIIRNAEQGDDLRAAGAEPLLLDLESASVEEVAAQLRGADAAVFAAGAGPNSGMARKDTVDRGSAVLFADAAVLAGVRRHVVVSSMGADPTHSGDGVFDVYLRAKGEADAYVRGLDALDWTILRPGSLTNDAGTGLVRLEAHTGRGAIPRDDVAAVLAELVETPATAGLTLELIGGSAPVSVAVKSVAGN
- a CDS encoding bifunctional DNA primase/polymerase, with the protein product MSNRTTRSAWLRAIESAHQAAQHGLHVFPIGSAKLPAIRSPHRDDPPGTPPCRGTCGRLGHGVHDATTDPKRIDEQFDAAPHACGYGIACGRGYEPLLGVDLDRKNGVDGVVSLAALAEQHGFTVPETTIIATPSGGEHRWFIGPAGAPVRNSASKLGPGVDVRGYGGFLVGPGSWTPKGIYRFVDRRPAAELPDALLALMLPPPPVRRPPVYLPGPRRGAALVGLVKFVLEAPEGELNTRLYWSACRAYETGVDADSISRALVDAAVSLGHPEHAAERTVSSARNAPMRTSA
- a CDS encoding amidohydrolase family protein, which encodes MPDSQPQPSPSSSGPSGSSGSSGPADPAALLLCGARLTDGRTVDVRLGGGRIEAVGTAGSLATDATRACGARVDLSGYLLLPAPAEPHTHSDTALSAEKGGPVSYDPEDVQRRATEAALLQLGHGATAQRAHVRVGDVQGLSALAAVLQARRALRGLAELTAVAMPRLLTGVAGADGLAMLRDALKMGASVVGGCPDLDPDPTGYVEAVLEVASEHGCPVDLHTDAADPTRLARLAAVAGGMRPGVTLGPCGGLGRLPADTVTRIADQLAAAGVTVVCLPQGGCGGVDRRGTAPVRLLRTAGVQVAAGSGALRDVSNPVGRGDPLEAAYLLASRHGMRPEDAYDTVSSSARAALGLPEVRVEAGFPAELLAVRGDRLAGALSLAYSRIVVHRGRVVARTSAVREYCNTAAGSELGLPRQGRGELS
- a CDS encoding tyrosine-type recombinase/integrase — encoded protein: MANVYDRWHLSRPKKGADPCAVHSSKTNVLVPSKDHGKGKRWQVRWRDAAGEQQKENFAKRSQADTRADTIGADLARGLYVDPAAGKESFRAVAERWRTSAVHKGGTPSRVERGLRLHIYPTFGDRPIVTIRPSEVQAWVKDRSQVLAPSTLRVTFAYLVTVMHTAVRDRTIAINPCAGIKLPEVRRPEIVPLHKDAVRALIEAAPPRYRAMILLAVASGLRQGEVFGLEVDCIDFLRKEVTVRQQLITPDKDVDADEDETPEPYIGEPKTHESYRTVPLVGLAVDALAAHLQQYPAAVVDIEDRTDTRKPKRRKARMLFTNDHGGVLKRASWSHVWARMEVRANEVLSKAYAETYAAWVHRGRPDGQEPAPVRVPEGASMHDLRHFYASALIKNRESVKTVQRRLGHSKPSITLDTYTHLWPDDEDTTRAAVEAVLGDVPALCPQVTTISS